One genomic segment of Balaenoptera musculus isolate JJ_BM4_2016_0621 chromosome 11, mBalMus1.pri.v3, whole genome shotgun sequence includes these proteins:
- the USP4 gene encoding ubiquitin carboxyl-terminal hydrolase 4 isoform X4, whose protein sequence is MAEGGGCRERPDAETQKSELGALMRTTLQRGAQWYLIDSRWFKQWKKYVGFDSWDMYSVGEHNLFPGPIDNSGLFSDPESQTLKEHLIDELDYVLVPAEAWNKLLNWYGCVEGQRPIVRKVVEHGLFVKHCKVEVYLLELKLCENSDPTNVLSCHFSKADTIATIEKEMRKLFNIPADRETRLWNKYMSNTYDQLSKLDNTVQDAGLYQGQVGGPKACPSRQLCPGC, encoded by the exons ATGGCGGAAGGCGGGGGCTGCCGTGAGCGACCGGATGCGGAGACCCAGAAATCCGAGCTCGGGGCCTTGATGAGGACCACGCTCCAACGAGGGGCGCAGTG GTATCTTATTGACAGCCGGTGGTTCAAGCAGTGGAAGAAGTATGTGGGCTTCGACAGCTGGGATATGTACAGTGTGGGTGAACATAATCTGTTTCCTGGCCCGATAGATAACTCCGGACTCTTTTCAG atcCTGAGAGTCAGACCTTGAAAGAACATTTAATTGACGAATTGGACTATGTATTGGTCCCAGCCGAGGCCTGGAATAAGTTACTAAACTGGTATGGCTGTGTAGAAGGCCAGCGGCCCATTGTCAGAAAA GTTGTAGAGCATGGCCTGTTTGTCAAGCACTGCAAGGTAGAGGTGTATTTGCTGGAATTGAAGCTTTGTGAGAACAGTGACCCCACCAATGTGCTGAGTTGCCATTTCAGCAAGGCAGACACCATCG CAACCATTGAGAAGGAAATGCGGAAGCTGTTCAACATCCCTGCGGACCGTGAGACACGGCTGTGGAACAAATACATGAGCAACACCTACGACCAGTTGAGCAAGCTAGACAACACTGTGCAGGATGCTGGGCTGTACCAGGGTCAGGTAGGAGGGCCCAAGGCATGCCCCAGCAGACAGCTCTGCCCAGG GTGCTAG